The proteins below are encoded in one region of Sminthopsis crassicaudata isolate SCR6 chromosome 1, ASM4859323v1, whole genome shotgun sequence:
- the LOC141547806 gene encoding tripartite motif-containing protein 64-like, with protein sequence MDAAEETLQKVQTDITCSICRNYFSEPVTLHCGHSFCRECLSSCWRAATLAFSCPECRQVPQIRAVPPVNERLAQLTDLLKRFSSQVLQSTNGESQCALHGKVFKLFCEHDQTPLCVTCCETPEHEAHGISPVGEAAPKCRKQLEDMQRNLGKHFEEAQSLLAQQRPVNWKRMITGEYLKLHRLLIEEEFRCLQRIRQEQMARQDRLTQNIQTLQKLKLQLQETSYQPDLDLLQDAKQFLERSETELSQRANTLIPELREYPIPGLVEMLNRFRVDITMDPRSATSYVRVSDDLKSVKATEDWEVPQPLENSKCYAVFAKPAFRSGRHYWEVDVSQVPQRKMVTISEPILDHYTIG encoded by the exons ATGGATGCTGCTGAAGAAACGCTGCAGAAAGTGCAGACTGATATCACCTGCAGCATCTGTAGGAACTACTTTTCCGAGCCAGTCACCCTCCATTGTGGGCACAGCTTTTGCAGAGAATGTCTCTCCTCCTGCTGGAGGGCAGCAACCCTGGCTTTCTCTTGTCCTGAATGCAGGCAAGTGCCCCAGATCAGAGCAGTACCCCCAGTCAATGAGCGCCTAGCACAGCTGACTGACCTGCTTAAAAGGTTCAGCTCCCAGGTTTTGCAGAGTACTAATGGAGAGAGCCAGTGTGCCCTTCATGGGAAAGTCTTCAAGCTCTTTTGCGAACACGACCAGACACCATTGTGTGTGACATGCTGTGAAACCCCAGAGCATGAGGCTCATGGGATCTCTCCTGTAGGAGAGGCTGCTCCCAAGTGCAGGAAACAGCTCGAGGACATGCAGAGAAATTTGGGGAAGCATTTTGAAGAAGCTCAGAGCCTTCTAGCTCAGCAGAGgcctgtgaattggaaaagaatgaTCACAGGAGAATACCTCAAACTGCACCGCTTATTGATAGAGGAAGAATTCCGATGTCTTCAAAGGATAAGGCAAGAGCAAATGGCAAGGCAGGACAGACTAACCCAGAATATACAAACCCTTCAGAAGCTCAAGCTACAACTGCAGGAAACAAGCTACCAACCCGACCTGGATCTGCTACAGGATGCCAAGCAGTTCCTGGAAAGGAGTGAGACAGAGCTGTCCCAAAGGGCCAACACTCTCATCCCAGAGCTGAGAGAGTATCCCATCCCTGGCCTGGTAGAGATGCTCAATCGATTCAGAGTGGACATCACCATGGATCCCAGATCTGCCACTTCCTATGTGAGGGTTTCTGATGATCTGAAGAGTGTGAAGGCTACAGAAGACTGGGAGGTGCCCCAGCCTCTTGAAAACTCAAAATGCTATGCTGTCTTTGCTAAGCCAGCCTTCAGATCAGGCAGACACTACTGGGAGGTGGATGTGAGTCAGGTACCTCA AAGGAAGATGGTTACTATATCAGAACCTATTCTGGATCACTACACCATCGGTTGA